The stretch of DNA AACAGTCCCACTAATAACATTCCTTCCCCGCGATCGAGTGTTCCATCCCAGCACAGGGCGTAGGCAACAAGATCGACAACAATGAGAAAGACCGCAGTCATTTTGAAAATATTTCTTGTCACCAATATCGGACTCAGGGACCTGAGTACAGCCAGCGATAATGCAAGGCCATCATCACAAATAACCGATCCTATGGCATTCCCCAGTGCGATTTCCGGTCTTCCCTGGAACGCAGAGATTACCGACACCATTAATTCAGGTGCGGTTGTAGCCATTCCGACAACAATTATCCCGATAAGGATTTTAGGTAAACGCAATACACAGGACAGGCCGACGGCTCCCTCCACAAACCAGTCCGCCGCTTTAGCCAGGATAGTGAAAGAGATTATCAAGACAATAAAGGCTATATATATATTAGCTATCTGCATTCATTCATCTCTATCGGCTTTTGACTACGCCCACCCTGTCACATTGCATTGAAACAGGACACTTGCTGCAGAATGGAGATACGGGGCGACAGATATTTTTGCCAAAGGTCACCATAAGAGTATTGTAAATAGACCAGTATTTTTGCGGGAGTTTTTCTTTAAGTGCATATTCGGTTTTTTCAGGTGTTCCTGTTTTGACGTAACCGAGGCGGTTTGAAATCCTGTGAACATGTATATCCACGCATATCTCTTTCCTGTTATATCCAAGAGCTGCCACGAGATTGGCGGTTTTTCTTCCCACCCCCTTCAGGGAAAGCAACTCTTCGGCGGTATCAGGAACTTTTGATTTGTACTTGTCAATCAACTCCCGACAGATATGGAGTATGGTCTTAGCCTTGTTTCTGTAAAAACCTACAGGGTAAATTGCTCTGATGATTTTTTCCTCGGAGAGTTTCAACATTTCCTCCGGAGTGGAAGCCAGGGCGAAAAGATTTTTACAGGCAACTGCTGTTATTTCATCCTTCGTCCTCAGACTCAGTAGTGTTGAAATGAGGATTTGAAAGGGACTGCGAGTTTTCTCTGCCAGCGATGATACAATGGGAGGCTCAC from Syntrophales bacterium encodes:
- the nth gene encoding endonuclease III; its protein translation is MNDNDIVKVVNVLKRELEICEPPIVSSLAEKTRSPFQILISTLLSLRTKDEITAVACKNLFALASTPEEMLKLSEEKIIRAIYPVGFYRNKAKTILHICRELIDKYKSKVPDTAEELLSLKGVGRKTANLVAALGYNRKEICVDIHVHRISNRLGYVKTGTPEKTEYALKEKLPQKYWSIYNTLMVTFGKNICRPVSPFCSKCPVSMQCDRVGVVKSR